The Salvelinus alpinus chromosome 30, SLU_Salpinus.1, whole genome shotgun sequence genomic interval GGGTTCTTCATGAGAAAGACCTTGATGCCCTTTGCAAAAAGTCACGAATGAGCTACCAGCAGGTGCGAGACTGGTTTGCATCTCAGGAGAGCAAGGAAATTGACCCAGAAACCAATGTCACTGATTGAGATGAGGAACTTGTGGGCGGATAAGGGTTGGAAATCAGCACTCTCTCTTTTTACAGAGGACAAGACTGATCATGTCTTACGCAGAACGATGACGCTCATTAGTTACAAAAACGTTTCATATTGAATTGACTTTGCTTTAATGTGAGCAGGTGTGACTCTTAAATGCTTACGGTCTTTGTAGTGTAAGCACAGATCTGGTGACTGTGCTGAATTATTGCTGCATTCAGTGTTTTTTCTCATAAGCTTGGTCTTGAAGTCCTACTTGTGCTGCCTGCCTACTATAGGACAGTACCTAGTGCACTGGTTCAATTCCCCCACCCCCTTATGTTTGTGTGTTATGATATAATTTGTAGTCCAGTATTGTAGCAAAATATAATTAACTGGATGTAAAGTATGTATTTGTTGGAGCTCCTTAGGTAGTGTAGTTCTCCATTTTTTAGAAGTGAAACTGCACTGTGGAAACCTAAATAGAACAATTTATGAGCCTTAGGGTAAAGACACTGACTAATCACTGAAAGTAGTAATCATTCATTTACAACCTACAATTCCTTTTCACTAGATTAACAAACTGGACATTAACAATTTATCCTACTAAATAGACACGTTGCACTTGAATTTTTTAACCCTGACATTTTAGCTGCCATAATGATAATGTACATTAAATGTATTCCTTTTTTATAAAAGTTTGAATTCCTATTCAAATTGTTATGCAGTTTGCACTGAGCGACAGATGTTTTAAAGTGAAGTTCAATGTCCATGCAGACCACACACGTTTAAAACATTTTGATCAACTGAATTGCACTCTTTGGTCCTGTAAAATCCTGTATTTTTTTGGCCTCTGCTCACCTCTCAAAATGAATTATGTTCTGAAGGGCTGCAATGTAGGCTTATTTTATTGTTTTGTGTACAGTTTATTTCCCCTTGTTCATACCCCAGATTGCTGGGGGTAGAGTATTCTGCCTATATCGAGCATTTGTGTGAATAGAATGATTAGGTGCACAGAAGTCACTGGAATTGTGTAATCCAACCAAATTCAAAGTTCAGTCATAGAAGTAATAGCTTGGCTTAGTCCACTATAATCCAAAGCAATAACTAGTGTTTTGTGCAGGCCATTTCCTATGCCGCAGAGATTAAAAAACATGCAAATGTGTCATTCAAACAGGTATACTAGAAAGTATTTAATCAACATTTTCTAGTGTAGAAGTTTGTTCTGTTAGCTATGAGAAGATTACAAGTGGAAGTACAAGAATACTGAGGAGAAATGTTAATGTCCTATTACACTTGTCACATTGCAGCCTTCTGTTGTAAACAGTTTTTTACATTTGTACTTCACTGGATAGATGGCACTCATTTTCATAAATTAATGTTTGTTAAATTTCTAATTTGCCCTACTGCGTCACTAGAAACAAGTAAAAAAACATATTTGCAAATGTGTGAATGTTTTCTTGTTTGTGTGAACTGGTTCGAGGGAGGCCTTTCATTCCCTGAATCTTCTGAGATGGGGGTCAGCTTTTCATCACAGATGGTGCAGAAAGAGGTGCAGAAAGAGGTAAGAACTATGCCAAAATACTTAGTTGTCTTTTGGCTTAATGTTATGTTAGGTCACACACTGAAATCGATCAGAATTTATCAATTGGATCTCAGTTTTGTCATTGACGAAATGTAATTTTAATTCCAAAGTGGTTTACTTGCCATTTCTGAAAGGATTTGCAGAGTGTAGTGATAACCCAGTTAAGAACTGGAATTGGATAATGTTAGTCAGATTCTCAGACctgagaatggaggagagaggtcTGCTCAGTCTTAACTACTACAACTTTCAATGATGCACCGTGGAAATCAACTGATATTAATTTACCGGATGGGAGTGTTAATAATGGTGGGTGTCCCTATGAGGAGAGATAAAAACAATTAACATTTCAGTCCCAAGTGATTTACAGAAAAATAAAGTATTGTTCCTTGAATGGATAACCATGGCATAATAAGACAATTTTGTGCCAATCTTTTACCGTCTGTATGtggacttaaaaaatatatatattgttaccAATCATGAGAAACGGTAGAATGaatacacactgaacaaaaatataaacgcaacatgtaaagtgttggtcccatgtttcatgagctgaaataaaagatctcagtaattttccatatgcacaaaaatcttatttctcaaatgttgtgcacaattgtgtctacatccttgttagtgagtgtTTATCCTTTGGGAAgatcatccatccacctgacaggtgtggcatatcaagaacctgattaaacagcattattacacaggtgcaccttgtggtgGGGACAaggacactaaaatgtgcagttttgtcagacaacacagtgtcgcagatgtctcaagttgagggagcttgcaattgacatgctgacagcaggaatgtccaccagctgTTGGCAGGTACTtgaatttctttaccataagccacctccaacgtagatttttatttttttgtaggacagccaaccggtctcacaactgcggaccatgtgtatggcgttgtgtgggtgagcagtttgctgatgtcaacattgtgaacagttcCCCATGGTGgtgtaagctacggacaatgatcAGAATTGCATTTTACCgattggcaatttgaatgcacaaaaatacagtGAAGAGAGGCAAGTTTATTTTTAAAGGTAACTTTAAAggtaacagatgcatatctgtattcccagtcatgtgaaattcatagatgaaggcctaatgaatttatttcaattgactgattccctCATAAGAAACTAACTCAataaaacatttgaaattgttgcgtttaggTTGTTGTTCAGTGGTACAGTTTGGTAATTTTTTTACGGTTAGAAATTATACCATTTGAACATGGCAATGTGTGAAAATAATGGTTGTGGAAGATCCTTTTTTGAAAACAGATCAGGTAATCTGGTGTGTACCACTCACTGAAGCTACCACGCTCGTGCAGAGAGCTCAGGCTGGAGATTGATGTGGCAGAACCAGGCGGAGTCTGGGAGCAGGCAGGATTGAGACCATAAGCAAATGCATTACTGGAGGAAAGAGTTAGTCAGCTGCAGAAGGATGTCAAGACAGAGGACAGGGACATGAAACCTGCTTCAGCAAAGAAGGAATGGAAATTCACTGTAAGGGTGAGTAGAGTTTCTGTCTCTGACCCTCCCCTGGGATTCAGCAGAGCCTGGGTGTGTCAAACAGTTATTGACAGGTGAAAACATCTCTGAATTGAATCAATTGAGACCATATAGTACATTGTTTGACAGACTGTTTTGTTAGTacgcatacagatgtaggatcttcatttttgGCAGTTTGCTACAGCATGAAAATAATCATGCAATAACAGGACATGGATTATGATGATGCAAATCtgaaagtggaaatgacaaatgTCAGAAGCCTTTTCAAACCTCAATTACACtagaagttttacatttcctgcattgaagaaatcctgcaacagggtgatcaaattaagatcctacatctgtacatgccTGTCTGCAACCATATATCTTCTGTCTAATAGGATGTGAGCGAGGGGTGGCTGTAAGAGTAAGGACAGATACAGAACGTTGCACACCATTGCTCATCTGAGGTTTAAAATGGATTTCCCCATGGGGATTCATTTAAATTTTATTGTCATGTTAAGTTCTCTAAGATGCATCTAACCACAACCCATCAGTGTTCGCCATTACCTGGGGAGATGACAGCCACTGGTAGACATACTTTTGACACTGCTTGGGGAAACAGATCCCAGTTGTCAGTAAACACTTTGAACTCATGAGATAATAAGGACAGCATATTGAAAAGCAATATGTGATAAATAGtagagaccccccccccaaaaagtgtaatatacagtcagaagttaacatgcacttaggttggagtcattcaaaataatttttcaaccactccacacatttcttgttaccaactatagttttggcaagtcggttaggacatctactttgtgcgtgacacaagtaatttttccaacaattgtttacagggaGATTTTCACTTATTatacactgtatcacaattccagtgggtcagaagtatacatacaataagttgactgtgcctttaaacagcttgggaaattcccgaaaattatgtaacggctttagaagcttccgataggcgaattgacatcatttgagtcaattggaggtatttcaaggcctaccttcaaattcagtgcctttttgcttgacatcataggaaaatcaaaagaaatcagcaatgacctcagaaaaacaattgtagacctccacaagtctggttcacccttgagagcaatttctaaacacctgaaggtatcacgttcatctgtacaaacaatggtacgcaagtataaacaccatgggaccacacagccgtcataccgctcaggaaggagaggcattctttctcctagagattaacgtacttttgtgcgaagtgcaaatcaatcgcagaacagcaaggacattgtgaagatgctggaggaaacaggtacaaagtatctatatccacagtaaaacgagtcctatatcgacataacctgaaaggccgctcagcaagggagaagccactgctccaaaaccgccataaaaaaagccagactacagtttgcaactgcacatgaggacaatgatcgtactttttggagcaatgtcctctggtctgatgaaacaaaaaaataacttgacataatgaccatcgttatgtttggaggaaaaaaggggagtcttgcaagccgaagaaaaccatcccaaccgtgaagcacgggggtggcagcatcatgttgtgggggtgcgtcgctgcaggagggacttgtgcacttgaaaatcgatggcatcatgagggaagaggaaaatgtggatatattgaagcaacatcaatcaagaagttaaagcttggtggaaaatgggtcttccaaatgaacaatgatcccaatatattttttaagttgTGGCagaattgcttaaggacaacaaaggcaatgtattgtagtggccatcacaaagccctgaactcaatagaacatttgtaggcagaactgataaagcatgtgcgagcaaggaggcctacaaacctgactaagctacaccagctctgtcaggaggaatgggccaaaattatcCCAAcataggaagcttgtggaaggctacccaaaacatttgacccaagttaaacaatttaaaaggcaatgctaccaaatactgagtgcatgtaaacttctgacccactgggaatgtgatgaaatcaaAGCTGAATTATTCTCTATTGACATttcattcttacaataaagtggtgatcttaactgacctaagacatggaatttttactaggatttagtgtcaggaattgtggaaaaactgagtttaaatgtatttggctaaggtgcatgtaaacttccaacaATATCTACTTGATAGAATCTGAAAGGCAAGGGGTGGCATTTGGGTAACTTGTCACGAATCCCTTTGATTTGCACCGAGTTGGGTGAATTTGACTTGTGATTTTTACACTTACTTTCGGAATAATCTCCACGGCACAAACTGGTTCCTCTTGGTCAATTCAAAAGGGCCGATTGAGGACCTTTGACTGAAGAATGTTTTGTCTTCTATGATTGCGTACAGGGATTGTCTACAGTAAGACACCTTGGTAAAGAAAGGTTATATAAAAACTGAAAGACATGGGGATGAACTGGAGAGCCATGTCAAAGTGATTGTACCTATAAGCTGAGTGTTGTGGCTCAGGCTTCTTGTTGCAGCCAAGTACAACTAAAAACTCTAGTGAACTCCACACTTAAGTTGCCTTCTCTGCTGGGACAATTGTAGGTCTCTCCAGATAATTTATTGCCACTTCAACTGCTTTGTCATGCTTCCACAACTGCAGGCATCGTCAGGGCACTAGTTGAAGTCTATTTCAGAAACACTAGCACCCATCTAGTGTGGCTCAGTCGTGAAACATAATGGCCGAGGCATAATACCAGGACTACTCTGCCAATGCAGCGGTGCTACGACTGGAGGTATAGGAGTGTACTTTAGCCTCGTCAGGTTAGAACAGGAACACAATTTTAACAGTGGGCTTCTGCTCTGTAAGCATAGTTGAATTGTCCAAGCTCTATCATGTTATAATTTACTGTCACTGCATCCTCCATCACCGCACAATTTTAACCACTGACCTGCTCGCAAAACCAAGTTGAACTTCCACCCAGTATAGCTTTAGATGCTTAATGAGAGACTAAACCAAAGAACCATTGTAAGTATTAAAGATTTATTTCAAATTAAGTCAGACACTACAGAGTCAGGCATGCATGGTAGATGGCTGCCCACCTCCCAGGAGTCACAGCTGGCCTCCGGTTCAGACCTGAAACAAATACAAGAAATTACTTACAGGTCAAAGACATAATGCATATCCAACAAGAAACTTTCAAATGTTCATTGGGGAGGGATAAAAGCAAACCCATTCAATCTTCTCAGGCCGGTAATTGTCAGTGACGACAAGAGGTCCAATTAGACCGGCATTTTTAGTTATTCCACGTTGCCCTGAAAAGATGAAGTTGTAACATTTAACCTGATTGCTGGACACAGAAATTAAGGCATCCCAATCTATTGCCCTGGGACAATAAGTAAACATTTTAGTGGGGTGCACAAAGAATAGTAGTACCTGATGCAATTCCACGCGTCTTCCGGGACTCACAGCTGGAGTCACAGCAGCCACAGAGGGTACTATGGTAGGGGTCATCAATGAGCACCCAACTGGAGGGGGAAAACAAGCACATGAAACCAGAGTAGTAATCAGTTACTACTTTAACTTACTAAAAGTACCTCTAAAATATTTAATTTGTAACGTGTACGCATTATTCTTTTTACCCATGCCCTTTCACATAGTGGCAGGCCTTCTTCCTTGTGTCAAGGCCACTGGGGTCCCAAGCCAAAAGATTGCAGTGAATATACACCTGAGAAGAGATTAAGGACATTACTGCACATTTAAGAGGCGTCAAAAATGTCAATCATGTAGATTAGTACACTCACTTCCTTGCCAACGGCGAACTTGAAGGCTTGCAGAGACAAACGGATTTCAGAGGCTTTCTGTCTTGGTTCAAACTTTGAATTTGAAGTCTTGCTAGCGACAAGACATCTGAGGAGAACAAAACATGACAATCACTAATGATTTTTTGCACAAATCCAGATTCACCTGGAGCAAAAGCACCCTGCTGTATAGCCCAGTGGTACATACCCCTTGGTGATGATGGGGTGCACCGGGCCCTCAGACTGCAGCTCTGGTGTTGTGGTTGCCACACACTCCTCCAACAGTAGCAGCAAGGGCTGATGGACCATCTGCTCCACTGCTGCAGAGATGTAGATGAAGGAGCCCAGGGGATATTCCCTAGACAGATGTGGTCCAGAGAAGTCATCTGTAGGATACATATCATGTGGTTAAGCTTACATCTACAGGATTCAAGTTGTATACTTCAGGCAGTGTCAAACCTACCCTTCATAAGTTCCATGTGGAAGACTAGATCTCCTTGACCATATGTATGAAACACTGGATCAAATATGCGAGGCGCCCAGTCTGCAGGCCTACACAGACCCAGGAAATAGGTTAAACATTTAGCCAAGAGTCAGTTGTTCATGGTTAAAATTGTTCTAGTCCAGCATTAGGACACTTGAGGCAACATCAATAAAATAGAAAATTTATTCTAGAGTACGCAAACAGCCACAAATCACCTTTCATAGGCACAAACCACTGGATGAGAGAAAGACCTCAGTTGAGCTTTGGGACCAGACATATAGGTCAGCTCATTCATGTACATCAATGTGTCCCCAGTCACCTGTAGTGAGGTAGAAGGGATAGGGGTTAAACACCACTGCTGACGGCCAAATATACATGATATCACTTATGCTAAAACCTACCAGTCTCCTGAAGTTACAGTCACTGAGTTCCACTTGAAACATGGCCTCCCCAGCAGAGATACTGCTTGGATAACAGCCTCCCAGCCGGAGGAGTGAGGTGTCCATCTGTGACTGGGCCGCCCCCCATCTCAGGGTGACTGAGTCACGGCCACAGTCCACCTTCAGATCTGCCAGGAGGAAAATAAGAGGCTGTCTATTTATAGTCTCAAATATAAAACGCAACTTCTGCTACATTGCCATTCGTTTTTTGAATGTCAATGCCCACTTCCAAAACAGAATGCACAAAGAAAATAATATAACACATTACCATCCTGTGCCACAATGGTCGCAACAGCCATGCCTAGGAGGACCGCACTGTGCCAAAAGTAAGCCTTCATGACTAAATAGTATTTATTGAATGACAATGTTCAGTTGAAGAGACTTATTTATACCTGCCAGCAAGCACTCAAGTTAATCACTGTCATCAGTGTGTTTGCTGTTAACAACCTCCAGCTGCAGGTGATCAATCACTGATTTGGAAATCATTATGAACTCATCCAATTCTCCTAACTTATTTATTATCAGATAGGCTGCATTGACACAGGCAATCCAATTCAGATCTTATTTTTCACTTGTTTGATTTTTGACCAATAAGATCAGCAATGAAAAATAGCTATTGTGAAAAGAtctaatgtgattggtcaaaagaccaattactgggaaaaaaatatcagaattgggctgcctgtgtaaagcaGCCATAGTTCCTAAAGCAAAAGGATCAGTTGGTTTTCATTGCAACGATATCGTTGAACAGTAACATCAAGCACATGTAATCTTGTGCAGATTTAATATTGTGCAATATAAAACTGAGATAGTGGTTTCTATCGGTAAAGAAAATGGTTAAAAACTGAAACCTTTTATTATGGTGGAGTGCTTTCACTCAGTCATGTCAGATCAGTGATTAGCTCATGGAAAGAAGCAAACAATAATGCATGTTCAAAGTATTTGTACAGGGACAGAAAGATTAGCCTCGTAGAACCAACTTCTCTGGTTATTAACAGCCTATGTGGCattgatatgagtcagaaacttTCATAATCGTGTCAAAATGGACTACAAAGTGTACATAGGATCaatttggtcataaagtcagtctcgtccaaaacaaGATTTGGAAGTGAGTACGTCACAATGGGTTGGGTATGGATTACTTGCATGCCCACTTTTGCCAATGATGTCCAGTTGCCCAGAGACCATAAGGTGTGGTCCGCCACCCAGCTGCCATGTGTTGTGGACATGTTGTCAAGTCTGCAACGTACGGTGAGGTATTGCTGCCACTCATTTATACAATTATTACGAGATAAGATCACGTTATTACAAAATAATTAAATATCTCGTTATAACGAAATAAGCCATTAGCTCATTATTACGAGAAAGATGACATTACTATGAAATAATCTGGTTGCACGTTATGAGAACTATTCTATGCCTTTATTATGCTGAAATGTTAGCAAAGGCTACTGGGCAGGCTTGGCTTCCTCTCATGCACAGGTTGACATTATGAGTTGGTCAACTTTTATTTTCTCCTCGGTTTTAGGCATTGGGAGATATTAGTGtcactgttcaactattgtctttctctctctttgagtcaactactcaacacattttatgcactgcagtgctagctggctgtagcttatgctttcagtagtaTAATCATTCTCTGAtcttttgattgggtggacaaatcaaatcaaatcaaatgttatttgtcacacacatggttagcagatgttaatgcgagtgtagcgaaatgcttgtgcttctagttccgacaatgcagtaataaccaacgagtagtctaacctaacaatttcacaacaactaccttatacacacaagtgtaaaggaattaagaatatgtacataaaaatatatgaatgagtgatggtacagaacggcataggcaagatgcagtggatggtatagagtacagtatatacatatgagatgagtaatgtagggtatgtaaacatataaaagtggcattgtttaaagtggctagtgatacatgtattacatcaagatggcaagatgcagtagatggtatagagtacagtatatacatatgcgatatgagatgagtaatgtagggtatgtaaacattatatgaagtggcattgtttaaagtggctagtgatacatttttttcatacatttttacattgttaaagtgtctggagttgagtcagtatgttggcagcagccactcaatgttagcagtggctgtttaacagtctgatggccttgagatagaagctgtttttcagtctcttggtccctgctttgatgcacctgtactgacctcgccttctggatgatagcggggtgaactcgggtggttgttgtccttgatgatctttatggccttcctgtgacatcgggtggtgtaggtgtcctggagggacacgcccccggtgatgcgttgtgcagacctcactaccctctggagagccttacggttgtgggcggagaagttgccgtaccaggcggtgatacagcccgacaggatgctctcgattgtgcatctgtaaaagtttgtgagtgcttttggtgacaagccgaatttcttcagcctcctgaggttgaagaggcgctgctgcgccttcttcaccacgctgtctgtgtgggtggaccaattcagttcgTCCGttatgtgtacgccgaggaacttaaaacttactaccctctccactactgtcccgtcgatgtggatagggggtgctccctctgctgtttcctgaagtccacgatcctctcctttgttttgttgacgttgagtgtgaggttattttcctgacaccacactccgagggccctcacctcctccctgtaggccatctcgtcgttgttggtaatcaagcctaccactgtagtgtcgtctgcaaacttgatgattgagttggaggcgtgcattgccacgcagtcgtgggtgaacagggagtacaggagagggctcagaacgcacccttgtggggccccagtgttgaggatcagcggagtggagatgttgttacctaccctcaccacctggaggcggcttGTCAGGAAgcccagtacccagttgcacagggcggggtcgagacctagggtctcgagcttgatgacaagtttggagggtactatggtattaaatgctgagctgtagtcgatgaacagcatgcatgaacaacatgtcagttcatgctgcaagagctctgataggttggatgaCGTCCTCCGGAAATGATCATAATTACTGTTTATGGATGGGGTgaaaaccatgagcctcctaggttttgtattgaagtcaatgtacccagaggaggacagaatctagctgtcctccggctacaccatggtgctaccctatagagtgctgctgaggctccTGTAGACATTCATttaaaaacagtgtgttttactcaattatttggtgatgtaaATATATTTAGCATAGTGTTATCCAAAaatgataacttttttaatgtttcactattattATTTGTATGAAATACACTGAGgaagatggtcctccccttcctcctttgaGGAGGCTCCActggtgtgaggtgtatacttttgtttaagactaccaagaaacactctgtgtgaccctgattaagCACACCACAGTGAAATGTTTAATAACAGCCACACCAAACCTTCACAAAAGTTTCTCaactttattagggtaatatcaaaagtaagtcaagctATTGTTTACAGGGAAAATACGAGTAAGCTATTACATTGCAGGAAACACACATTGAATGACACCCACCTGTCTTGATCAATGAGAATATTTGAAATAGATAAGATTGCGACatacacattgttggattacGTCATGGAGccaaacatttatttaatttaataatATAGCATTTAAGTCAGGAAATGAGTAAGT includes:
- the LOC139560439 gene encoding zona pellucida sperm-binding protein 3-like, whose amino-acid sequence is MKAYFWHSAVLLGMAVATIVAQDDLKVDCGRDSVTLRWGAAQSQMDTSLLRLGGCYPSSISAGEAMFQVELSDCNFRRLVTGDTLMYMNELTYMSGPKAQLRSFSHPVVCAYERPADWAPRIFDPVFHTYGQGDLVFHMELMKDDFSGPHLSREYPLGSFIYISAAVEQMVHQPLLLLLEECVATTTPELQSEGPVHPIITKGCLVASKTSNSKFEPRQKASEIRLSLQAFKFAVGKEVYIHCNLLAWDPSGLDTRKKACHYVKGHGWVLIDDPYHSTLCGCCDSSCESRKTRGIASGQRGITKNAGLIGPLVVTDNYRPEKIEWV